A DNA window from Pseudomonas tohonis contains the following coding sequences:
- a CDS encoding general stress protein: MAQHRGGKGNFAEDPQRASEAGKKGGHVSGGNFRNDPARASAAGRKGGQRSHSNSNSSSD; this comes from the coding sequence ATGGCTCAACACCGAGGTGGCAAAGGCAACTTCGCAGAAGACCCGCAACGCGCATCCGAAGCCGGCAAGAAGGGCGGACATGTAAGTGGCGGCAATTTCAGGAACGATCCGGCGCGCGCCTCCGCGGCCGGCCGCAAGGGAGGACAGCGCAGCCACAGCAATAGCAACAGCAGCAGTGACTGA
- a CDS encoding glycogen/starch/alpha-glucan phosphorylase — protein sequence MSTEQTSATSGPTPVEAFKQNILAKLKYAVGKDPRNAYSHDWFEAVALAARDHLVDNWEETEAQVDRKQHKRVYYLSLEFLIGRLLVDCLSNLGLLETARAALAELDVDLETIRQVEPDAALGNGGLGRLAACFMESMATLGLAAHGYGIRYEHGLFKQVVSDGWQQEHTETWLDFGNPWEFERPEVSYNIGFGGSVRTEDDGGEMPRLTWEPNETLRAIAYDTPVVGWRGSSVNTLRLWRARAMEDLQLERFNAGDHFGAVADVVRAESISRVLYPADSTEAGQELRLRQEYFFVSASLQDLLHRHMAAHGDIRSLPDKAAIQLNDTHPAIAVAELMRQLVDVYRIDWNEAWGMTVATLSYTNHTLLPEALESWPVSLMERLLPRHMQIIYLINAYHIDSLRAQDIHDFDLLRSVSLIEEDHGRRVRMGNLAFLGSHSINGVSALHTDLMRETVFRDLHRLYPQRISNKTNGVTFRRWLYQVNPLLTGSLVDALGENLLDAPEERLRDLEPHADKAGFRKQFAAHRQHSKRALASLVQERLGIHLDTEAIFDVQVKRIHEYKRQLLNLLHTVALYQAIRNEPTTDWVPRVKIFAGKAAASYHQAKLIIKLANDIARTINADPTVRGLLKVVFIPNYNVSLAEVIIPAADLSEQISTAGLEASGTSNMKFALNGALTIGTLDGANVEMSQLIGAEHMFIFGMTAAQVEQRKRAGELDMSAVVAGSERLAGALEAVRRGVFSPDDPQRYEALVEQLVRDDRFMVCADFDAYWHAQRRVDAAWQKPAQWWKSAVLNTARAGWFSSDRTIGEYAVDIWKVPTNRD from the coding sequence ATGTCCACCGAGCAAACCAGCGCAACGTCCGGCCCGACCCCGGTCGAGGCGTTCAAGCAGAACATCCTCGCCAAGCTCAAGTACGCCGTGGGCAAGGACCCGCGCAATGCCTACAGCCATGACTGGTTCGAGGCCGTCGCCCTGGCCGCGCGCGACCACCTGGTGGACAACTGGGAAGAGACCGAGGCACAGGTCGACCGCAAGCAGCACAAGCGCGTGTACTACCTGTCCCTGGAGTTCCTCATCGGCCGCCTGCTGGTGGATTGCCTGAGCAACCTCGGCCTGCTGGAGACCGCCCGTGCGGCGCTTGCCGAACTGGACGTGGACCTGGAGACCATCCGCCAGGTCGAGCCCGATGCAGCCCTCGGCAACGGCGGCCTCGGTCGCCTGGCCGCGTGCTTCATGGAAAGCATGGCGACCCTCGGCCTCGCCGCCCACGGCTACGGCATCCGTTACGAGCACGGCCTGTTCAAGCAGGTGGTCAGCGATGGCTGGCAGCAGGAGCACACCGAGACCTGGCTGGACTTCGGCAACCCCTGGGAGTTCGAGCGCCCCGAGGTCAGCTACAACATCGGCTTCGGCGGCAGCGTGCGCACCGAGGATGACGGCGGCGAGATGCCGCGGCTCACCTGGGAGCCCAACGAAACGCTGCGCGCCATCGCCTACGACACCCCCGTAGTGGGGTGGCGCGGTTCCAGCGTCAACACGCTGCGGCTGTGGCGTGCCCGCGCCATGGAAGACCTGCAGCTGGAGCGCTTCAACGCCGGTGACCACTTCGGCGCCGTGGCCGACGTGGTGCGCGCCGAGAGCATCTCGCGCGTGCTGTACCCGGCCGACAGCACCGAGGCCGGCCAGGAACTGCGCCTGCGCCAGGAGTACTTCTTCGTTTCCGCCTCGCTGCAGGACCTGCTGCACCGCCACATGGCCGCCCATGGCGACATCCGCTCGCTGCCGGACAAGGCCGCCATCCAGCTCAACGACACCCACCCGGCCATCGCCGTGGCCGAGCTGATGCGCCAGCTGGTCGACGTCTACCGCATCGACTGGAACGAAGCCTGGGGCATGACCGTGGCGACGCTGTCCTACACCAACCACACGCTGCTGCCGGAGGCCCTGGAGTCCTGGCCGGTATCGCTGATGGAGCGCCTGCTGCCGCGGCACATGCAGATCATCTACCTGATCAACGCCTACCACATCGACTCGCTCAGGGCGCAGGACATCCACGACTTCGACCTGCTGCGCTCGGTGTCGCTGATCGAAGAGGACCACGGCCGCCGCGTGCGCATGGGCAACCTGGCCTTCCTCGGTTCGCACAGCATCAACGGCGTCTCGGCGCTGCACACCGACCTGATGCGCGAAACGGTGTTCCGCGACCTGCACCGGCTCTACCCGCAGCGCATCAGCAACAAGACCAACGGCGTGACCTTCCGCCGCTGGCTCTACCAGGTGAACCCGCTGCTCACCGGCTCCCTGGTCGACGCCCTCGGCGAGAACCTGCTGGATGCCCCGGAGGAGCGCCTTCGCGATCTCGAACCGCACGCCGACAAGGCCGGCTTCCGCAAACAGTTCGCCGCCCACCGCCAGCACAGCAAGCGCGCCCTGGCGAGCCTGGTGCAGGAGCGCCTGGGCATCCACCTCGACACCGAGGCGATCTTCGACGTGCAGGTCAAGCGCATCCACGAATACAAGCGCCAGTTGCTCAATCTGCTGCACACCGTGGCGCTGTACCAGGCCATACGCAACGAGCCGACCACCGACTGGGTGCCCCGGGTGAAGATCTTCGCCGGCAAGGCCGCGGCCAGCTACCACCAGGCCAAGCTGATCATCAAGCTGGCCAACGACATCGCCCGCACCATCAACGCCGACCCGACCGTGCGCGGGCTGCTCAAGGTGGTGTTCATCCCCAACTACAACGTCAGCCTGGCGGAGGTGATCATCCCGGCGGCGGACCTCTCCGAGCAGATCTCCACCGCCGGCCTGGAAGCCTCCGGCACCAGCAACATGAAGTTCGCCCTCAACGGCGCGCTGACCATCGGCACCCTGGATGGCGCCAACGTCGAGATGAGCCAGCTGATCGGTGCCGAGCACATGTTCATCTTCGGCATGACCGCTGCGCAGGTGGAGCAGCGCAAGCGCGCCGGCGAGCTGGACATGAGCGCGGTGGTGGCCGGGTCCGAACGCCTGGCCGGCGCCCTGGAGGCGGTGCGGCGCGGCGTCTTCTCGCCGGACGACCCGCAGCGCTACGAAGCACTGGTGGAGCAGCTGGTGCGGGACGACCGCTTCATGGTCTGCGCCGACTTCGACGCCTACTGGCACGCCCAGCGCCGCGTCGACGCCGCCTGGCAGAAGCCCGCGCAATGGTGGAAGTCCGCGGTGCTCAACACCGCCCGCGCCGGCTGGTTCTCCTCCGACCGCACCATCGGCGAATACGCCGTCGACATCTGGAAGGTGCCCACCAACCGGGATTGA
- a CDS encoding NAD(P)-dependent oxidoreductase, with product MKNLETPACKVALFGALGSLGSALMVEALSRQWEMMALLDDLNAIPSRPGIRAKPGDPFDALGVSHAVAGMDLVLCNLCSQPLLAARRNGPGFDVEFSAITALLDGLAVAGVRRLLVIADFHWLDEESGHPAEPGEQLQRRLVDSDIDWTLVDAPGIGGDDLFGLDDFLKPAHSNEPDAVSALRRFAAAVLDEARLAAHVRQRVHVQVEHEATRAAP from the coding sequence ATGAAGAACCTCGAAACACCCGCCTGCAAGGTCGCCCTGTTCGGCGCGCTCGGCAGCCTGGGTAGCGCACTGATGGTCGAGGCCCTGAGCCGTCAGTGGGAAATGATGGCGCTGCTCGACGACCTCAACGCCATCCCCTCGCGGCCCGGCATCCGCGCCAAGCCCGGCGATCCGTTCGACGCCCTCGGCGTCAGCCACGCGGTGGCGGGGATGGACCTGGTGCTGTGCAACCTGTGCAGCCAGCCCCTGCTCGCCGCACGCCGCAATGGCCCCGGTTTCGATGTGGAATTCAGCGCCATCACCGCCCTGCTCGACGGCCTGGCCGTAGCCGGCGTCAGGCGCCTGCTGGTGATCGCCGACTTCCACTGGCTGGACGAGGAATCGGGCCACCCCGCCGAGCCCGGCGAGCAGTTGCAGCGACGCCTGGTGGACAGCGACATCGACTGGACCCTGGTGGACGCACCCGGCATCGGTGGCGACGACCTCTTCGGCCTGGACGACTTCCTCAAGCCCGCGCACAGCAACGAGCCGGACGCCGTGAGCGCCCTGCGCCGCTTCGCCGCTGCGGTACTGGATGAAGCCCGCCTGGCTGCACACGTGCGCCAGCGCGTGCACGTCCAGGTGGAACACGAGGCGACTCGCGCCGCCCCGTGA
- a CDS encoding PSPA7_2676 family Cys-rich small protein has product MTLFCLIGGCSWSPSTSVHIGKEDLLCQVCARCGACRYSPANAVLERGGS; this is encoded by the coding sequence ATGACTCTCTTCTGTCTGATCGGTGGTTGTTCCTGGTCGCCCAGCACCTCGGTGCACATCGGCAAGGAAGACTTGCTGTGCCAGGTCTGCGCACGTTGCGGTGCCTGCCGCTACTCGCCCGCCAACGCCGTGCTGGAGCGCGGTGGGTCGTGA
- the katE gene encoding catalase HPII — protein sequence MPTEKNTGSQLAGTDTPDRENSNRKLEQLDEFREDATDEALTTNTGTRIADNQNSLKAGERGPSLLEDFILREKITHFDHERIPERIVHARGAAAHGYFQVYEPLAELTKADFLNEPGKKTPVFVRFSTVQGPRGSADTVRDVRGFAVKFYTDEGNFDLVGNNMPVFFIQDAIKFPDFVHAVKPEPHNEIPTGASAHDTFWDFVSLVPESAHMVLWTMSDRAIPVAYRGMQGFGVHTFRLVNAEGRSVFVKFHWRPLSGVYSLVWDEAQKLAGKDPDFQRRTLWEDIEKGDYPEWELGLQVIPEEDEHKFDFDLLDPTKLVPEELVPVRKVGRMVLNRNPDNFFAETEQAAFHPGHLVPGIDFSNDPLLQGRLFSYTDTQLSRLGGPNFNELPINRPLCPFHNNQRDAQHRQTVNKGRAAYEPNSIDGGWPKETPPAPRHGGFSSYPEPLSGTKLRKRADSFADHFSQARLFYNSLSETEKGHVVAAYSFELGKVERVHIRERQVHEILANIDLDLARQVAENLGLTPPQAPTVQVPEGTLKASPALSQMNLLPGNIKSRKVAILIANGVQGSDVEFLQGELAKAGASAKLLAPSSAPVNTAEGRQLVPDATIAGLPSIAFDAVFVPAGDSAAKTLGKDGDALHYVLEAYKHLKAIALCGAAGDLASQLYLEADEGLISGATAKDVVKPLFDAIARHRVWAREPKAKAVPA from the coding sequence ATGCCCACCGAGAAGAACACCGGCAGCCAGCTCGCCGGTACCGACACCCCCGACCGTGAGAACAGCAACCGCAAGCTCGAGCAGCTTGACGAGTTCCGCGAGGACGCCACCGACGAGGCGCTGACCACCAACACCGGCACGCGCATCGCCGACAACCAGAACAGCCTGAAGGCCGGCGAACGCGGGCCCTCGCTGCTGGAAGATTTCATCCTGCGCGAGAAGATCACCCACTTCGACCACGAACGCATTCCCGAGCGCATCGTCCATGCGCGCGGCGCGGCGGCCCACGGCTACTTCCAGGTCTACGAGCCGCTGGCCGAGCTGACCAAGGCCGATTTCCTCAACGAGCCGGGGAAGAAGACCCCGGTGTTCGTGCGCTTCTCCACCGTGCAGGGCCCGCGTGGCTCCGCCGATACGGTGCGCGACGTGCGCGGCTTCGCGGTGAAGTTCTACACCGATGAGGGCAATTTCGATCTGGTGGGCAACAACATGCCGGTGTTCTTCATCCAGGACGCCATCAAGTTCCCCGACTTCGTCCATGCGGTGAAGCCCGAGCCGCACAACGAGATCCCCACCGGCGCCTCCGCCCACGACACCTTCTGGGACTTCGTCTCCCTGGTGCCCGAGTCCGCGCACATGGTGCTCTGGACCATGTCCGACCGCGCCATCCCGGTGGCCTATCGCGGCATGCAGGGCTTCGGCGTGCACACCTTCCGCCTGGTCAACGCCGAAGGGCGCAGCGTCTTCGTCAAGTTCCACTGGCGGCCGCTGTCGGGCGTCTATTCGCTGGTCTGGGACGAGGCGCAGAAGCTCGCCGGCAAGGACCCGGATTTCCAGCGTCGCACGCTCTGGGAAGACATCGAGAAGGGCGACTACCCGGAATGGGAGCTGGGCCTGCAGGTGATCCCCGAGGAGGACGAGCACAAGTTCGACTTCGACCTGCTCGACCCCACCAAGCTGGTGCCCGAGGAGCTGGTGCCGGTGCGCAAGGTGGGGCGCATGGTGCTCAACCGCAACCCGGACAACTTCTTCGCCGAGACCGAGCAGGCGGCCTTCCACCCCGGCCACCTGGTGCCCGGCATCGACTTCAGCAACGACCCGCTGCTGCAGGGGCGGCTGTTCTCCTACACCGACACGCAGCTCTCACGCCTCGGCGGGCCGAACTTCAACGAGCTGCCCATCAACCGCCCGCTGTGCCCGTTCCACAACAACCAGCGCGACGCCCAGCACCGGCAGACGGTGAACAAGGGGCGAGCCGCCTACGAGCCCAACTCCATCGATGGCGGCTGGCCGAAGGAGACGCCGCCGGCGCCGCGCCATGGGGGGTTCAGCAGCTACCCCGAGCCGCTGTCGGGCACCAAGCTGCGCAAGCGCGCCGACTCCTTCGCCGATCACTTCTCCCAGGCCCGGCTGTTCTACAACAGCCTAAGCGAGACGGAGAAAGGCCATGTGGTCGCCGCCTACAGCTTCGAGCTCGGCAAGGTCGAGCGGGTGCACATCCGCGAGCGCCAGGTGCACGAGATCCTCGCCAACATCGACCTCGACCTGGCCCGGCAGGTGGCGGAGAACCTCGGCCTGACGCCGCCCCAGGCGCCCACGGTGCAGGTGCCGGAAGGCACGTTGAAGGCCTCGCCCGCGTTGAGCCAGATGAACCTGCTGCCGGGCAACATCAAGTCGCGCAAGGTGGCGATCCTGATCGCCAACGGCGTGCAGGGCAGTGACGTCGAGTTCCTCCAGGGCGAGCTGGCCAAGGCCGGTGCCAGTGCCAAGCTGCTGGCGCCCAGCTCGGCGCCGGTGAACACCGCCGAGGGCAGGCAACTGGTTCCCGACGCCACCATCGCCGGGCTGCCTTCCATCGCCTTCGACGCGGTGTTCGTGCCCGCCGGCGACAGCGCGGCGAAGACCCTGGGCAAGGACGGCGATGCGCTGCACTACGTGCTGGAAGCGTACAAGCACCTCAAGGCCATCGCCCTGTGCGGCGCGGCGGGCGACCTGGCCAGCCAGCTCTACCTGGAGGCCGACGAGGGGCTGATCAGCGGCGCGACCGCCAAGGACGTGGTCAAGCCGCTCTTCGACGCCATCGCCCGGCACCGGGTCTGGGCACGCGAGCCCAAGGCCAAGGCGGTGCCGGCCTAG
- a CDS encoding Ku protein, whose protein sequence is MARAIWKGAISFGLVHIPVGLVSATSSQGVDFDWLDKRNMDPVGYKRINKRTGKEVTKDDIVKGVELEKGRYVVLSEEEIRAAHPEATQTIDIFAFVDSAAIPLQNIDTPYYLAPVKRGEKVYALLREALAGTGKVALANVVLHTRQHLAALMPLESALVLVMLRWPAEVRGLESLELGTAVTEAKLAKAELDMAKRLIKDMSADWQPEEYVDTFTDRIMELVERKASQGRIEAVEAAAGEEERRSADVIDLTDLLKRSLGGKPGGRPAAKPEAKAAKGAAKPARKTRDKPTRTKAKAG, encoded by the coding sequence ATGGCACGTGCGATCTGGAAGGGCGCCATCAGTTTCGGCCTGGTGCATATCCCCGTGGGGCTGGTTTCGGCCACGTCGTCCCAGGGGGTGGACTTCGATTGGCTGGACAAGCGCAACATGGACCCGGTGGGCTACAAGCGGATCAACAAGCGCACCGGCAAGGAAGTGACCAAGGACGACATCGTCAAGGGCGTGGAGCTGGAGAAGGGCCGCTACGTGGTGCTCAGCGAGGAGGAGATCCGCGCCGCCCACCCGGAAGCGACCCAGACCATCGATATCTTCGCCTTCGTCGACAGCGCCGCCATTCCCCTGCAGAACATCGACACCCCCTATTACCTGGCGCCGGTTAAGCGTGGCGAGAAGGTCTACGCCTTGCTGCGCGAGGCGCTCGCGGGCACCGGCAAGGTGGCCCTGGCCAACGTGGTGCTGCACACCCGCCAGCACCTGGCGGCGCTGATGCCGCTGGAGTCGGCCCTGGTGCTGGTGATGCTGCGCTGGCCCGCCGAGGTGCGCGGCCTGGAGAGCTTGGAGCTGGGCACTGCGGTGACCGAGGCGAAGCTGGCCAAGGCCGAACTGGACATGGCCAAGCGGCTGATCAAGGACATGAGCGCGGACTGGCAGCCGGAGGAGTACGTGGACACCTTCACCGACCGCATCATGGAACTGGTGGAGCGCAAGGCCAGCCAGGGCCGCATCGAGGCGGTGGAAGCGGCGGCCGGCGAGGAGGAGCGGCGCAGTGCCGACGTCATCGACCTCACCGACCTGCTCAAGCGCAGCCTGGGCGGCAAGCCAGGCGGCAGGCCCGCCGCCAAGCCCGAGGCCAAGGCGGCCAAGGGCGCTGCCAAGCCGGCGCGCAAGACCCGAGACAAGCCCACGCGGACCAAGGCCAAGGCCGGTTGA
- the ligD gene encoding DNA ligase D: MARRSSDYNRKRNFDITSEPREEARPRGRNKAGALGFVIQKHDARHLHYDFRLELDGTLKSWAVPKGPSLDPKDKRLAVHVEDHPLGYADFEGSIPAGQYGAGDVIVWDRGIWQPHGDPRAAYEAGRLTFTLVGEKLSGDWSLVRTRLRGSGDKEQWLLIKQDDEVARPAEEYDIVSAEPASVLSGADVGSDAPVARPGATRRAAKAGGKARKAAASEERMPDSLAPQLATLVDAPPAGDWHYEIKFDGYRILARIRDGEVRLFTRNGNDWTARLPLQARDLAALELGDSWLDGEVVVLDEDGLPSFQGLQNAFDIGRSHSILYYLFDAPFLDGRDQRQLPLEERRAALEKVLKGQRRSLLRFSEAFSASHESILESACSMSLEGVIGKRAGSPYRSARSPDWIKLKCRRRQEFVIVGYTAPKGSRSGFGALLLAVHDEPGGDELRYAGRVGTGFDEARLADIHGRLQAIARDDSPLTRALPAAQRRGVHWVEPQLVAEVEFAEWTGDAIVRQAAFVALRSDKPAEQIVREQPRSVAKPKKAPEPATEKGGEGGRQTLAKVSISHPQRVIDDQSGTQKLELARYYADVAEWVLPHLKGRPVSLLRAPEGVGGELFFQKHAERLAIPNIRHLDPELDPGHARLMEIDTLEALVGAVQMGAIELHTWGATSDRIERPDRLVLDLDPDPKLPWKTMQEATRLTLSVLDELGLQAWLKTSGGKGMHLIVPLARHAGWDEVKGFGKAIASFLARQLPERFVDKMGPKNRVGRIFVDYLRNQRGASTVCAYSVRARPGLPVSVPIERDELERLKGSAQWTLATLRQRLDGLERDPWHDYLARQRITRAMWDRLEAEPED, translated from the coding sequence ATGGCCCGCCGTTCCAGCGACTACAACCGCAAGCGCAATTTCGACATCACCTCCGAACCTCGCGAAGAGGCTCGGCCCCGTGGGCGCAACAAGGCCGGCGCCCTCGGCTTCGTGATCCAGAAGCATGACGCCCGCCACCTGCACTACGACTTCCGCCTCGAGCTGGACGGCACCCTGAAGAGCTGGGCGGTGCCCAAGGGCCCGAGCCTCGACCCCAAGGACAAGCGCCTGGCCGTGCATGTCGAGGACCACCCGCTGGGCTATGCCGATTTCGAGGGCAGCATTCCCGCCGGGCAGTACGGCGCGGGGGATGTGATCGTCTGGGATCGCGGCATCTGGCAGCCCCATGGCGACCCCAGGGCCGCATACGAGGCCGGTCGGCTGACGTTCACCCTGGTGGGCGAGAAGCTCAGCGGCGACTGGAGCCTGGTGCGCACCCGCCTGCGCGGCAGCGGCGACAAGGAGCAGTGGCTGCTGATCAAGCAGGACGACGAGGTGGCGCGCCCGGCGGAGGAGTACGACATCGTTTCCGCCGAGCCGGCCAGCGTGCTCAGCGGCGCCGATGTCGGCAGCGACGCACCGGTCGCCCGGCCGGGTGCCACCCGGCGCGCCGCGAAGGCTGGCGGCAAGGCACGCAAGGCTGCGGCGAGCGAGGAGCGCATGCCCGACAGCCTGGCGCCGCAACTGGCGACGCTGGTGGATGCGCCGCCGGCGGGTGACTGGCACTACGAGATCAAGTTCGACGGCTATCGCATCCTCGCCCGCATCCGCGACGGCGAGGTGCGGCTGTTCACCCGCAACGGCAACGACTGGACCGCGCGCCTGCCCCTGCAGGCCCGCGACCTGGCGGCGCTGGAGCTGGGCGACAGCTGGCTGGATGGCGAGGTGGTGGTGCTCGACGAGGACGGCCTGCCGAGCTTCCAGGGCCTGCAGAACGCCTTCGATATCGGCCGCAGCCACAGCATTCTCTATTACCTGTTCGATGCCCCCTTCCTCGATGGCCGTGACCAGCGCCAGCTGCCGCTGGAGGAGCGCCGTGCCGCCCTGGAGAAGGTGCTCAAGGGCCAGCGGCGCAGCCTGCTGCGCTTCTCCGAAGCCTTTTCCGCCAGCCACGAATCGATCCTGGAGAGTGCCTGTTCCATGTCCCTGGAAGGGGTGATCGGCAAGCGCGCGGGAAGCCCCTATCGCTCGGCCCGCAGCCCGGACTGGATCAAGCTCAAGTGCCGCCGGCGCCAGGAGTTCGTGATCGTCGGCTACACCGCACCCAAGGGCAGCCGCAGCGGTTTCGGCGCCTTGCTGCTGGCCGTCCATGACGAGCCGGGTGGTGACGAGCTGCGCTATGCCGGGCGCGTCGGCACCGGCTTCGACGAGGCGCGGCTGGCCGACATCCACGGCCGCCTGCAGGCCATCGCCCGGGATGACAGCCCGCTGACCAGGGCCCTGCCGGCGGCCCAGCGCCGTGGCGTGCACTGGGTGGAGCCGCAACTGGTGGCCGAGGTGGAGTTCGCCGAGTGGACGGGCGATGCCATCGTGCGCCAGGCCGCGTTCGTCGCCTTGCGCAGCGACAAGCCGGCGGAGCAGATCGTCCGCGAGCAGCCACGCAGCGTGGCCAAGCCGAAAAAGGCGCCCGAGCCCGCCACCGAGAAGGGCGGCGAGGGAGGGCGCCAGACGCTGGCCAAGGTCTCCATCAGCCACCCGCAGCGGGTCATCGATGACCAGAGCGGCACCCAGAAGCTGGAGCTGGCGCGGTACTACGCGGATGTCGCCGAGTGGGTGCTGCCGCACCTGAAGGGGCGCCCGGTGTCGCTGCTGCGGGCGCCGGAGGGCGTCGGTGGCGAGCTGTTCTTCCAGAAGCACGCCGAGCGCCTGGCGATCCCCAATATCCGCCACCTCGACCCGGAGCTGGACCCGGGGCACGCGCGGCTGATGGAGATCGACACGCTGGAGGCCCTGGTGGGCGCGGTGCAGATGGGCGCCATCGAGCTGCACACCTGGGGGGCCACCAGCGACCGCATCGAACGGCCGGACCGCCTGGTGCTGGACCTGGACCCGGACCCGAAGCTGCCCTGGAAGACCATGCAGGAGGCCACGCGGCTGACCCTTTCCGTGCTCGACGAACTGGGCCTCCAGGCCTGGCTGAAGACCAGTGGCGGCAAGGGCATGCACCTGATCGTCCCGTTGGCGCGGCATGCCGGCTGGGACGAGGTGAAGGGATTCGGCAAGGCCATCGCCTCCTTCCTCGCGCGCCAGTTGCCGGAGCGCTTCGTCGACAAGATGGGGCCGAAGAACCGTGTCGGGCGCATCTTCGTCGACTACCTGCGCAACCAGCGTGGTGCCAGCACCGTCTGCGCCTATTCGGTTCGGGCGCGGCCGGGCCTGCCGGTGTCGGTGCCCATCGAGCGCGATGAACTGGAACGCCTCAAGGGGTCGGCGCAATGGACCCTGGCCACGCTGCGCCAACGCCTCGACGGCCTCGAGCGCGATCCCTGGCACGACTACCTCGCCCGTCAACGCATCACCCGCGCCATGTGGGACCGCCTGGAAGCCGAGCCCGAAGACTGA
- a CDS encoding MgtC/SapB family protein, protein MTWWDQVLATLANEFSDLDDPTQATRVTLRVLLAALLGGLLGFEREQHGKAAGIRTHMLVALGAALFVLAPQMAGAESDALSRVIQGIVAGIGFLCAGTILKRDSLAEVKGLTTAAGLWLTTAIGVTVGLGREATAVLATLVALVILNLVPHLVSRLERRYRR, encoded by the coding sequence GTGACCTGGTGGGACCAGGTGCTGGCGACGCTGGCCAACGAGTTCTCCGACCTCGACGACCCGACCCAGGCGACCCGCGTGACCCTGCGCGTGTTGCTGGCCGCGCTGCTGGGCGGCCTGCTCGGGTTCGAGCGCGAGCAGCATGGCAAGGCCGCCGGCATCCGCACCCACATGCTGGTGGCGCTGGGCGCCGCGCTCTTCGTCCTGGCGCCGCAGATGGCGGGGGCCGAATCCGATGCCCTCAGCCGGGTGATCCAGGGCATCGTCGCCGGCATCGGCTTCCTCTGTGCCGGCACCATCCTCAAGCGCGACAGCCTGGCCGAGGTGAAGGGCCTGACCACCGCCGCCGGCCTCTGGCTGACCACGGCCATCGGCGTCACGGTGGGCCTCGGGCGTGAAGCCACGGCGGTGCTGGCGACCCTGGTGGCGCTGGTGATCCTCAACCTGGTTCCGCACCTGGTGTCGCGTCTGGAACGTCGCTACAGGCGATAG
- a CDS encoding SDR family oxidoreductase has translation MSDEQTLPPQHQDRQPGQETEMRPQPLTIGEYYQAAGKLEGMTAIVTGADSGIGRAVAVHYAREGANVAVLYLDEVEDAEQTRLEVQAAGREALLFAGDVADGGFCRAVLEAVIAKWGRVDVLVNNAGEQHPQERLEDISEEQWEKTFRTNIFGMFQLTKATLPHLRPGASIINTTSVTAYKGNPTLLDYSATKGAITSFTRSLALNLAKRAIRVNAVAPGPIWTPLIPSTFDAERVGHFGAETPLGHPGQPADVAPAYVYLASADSAYVSGQVLHVNGGIVVNG, from the coding sequence ATGAGCGACGAACAGACCCTTCCACCCCAGCACCAGGACCGGCAGCCGGGCCAGGAGACGGAAATGCGGCCGCAGCCGCTGACCATCGGCGAGTACTACCAGGCCGCCGGCAAGCTGGAGGGCATGACCGCGATCGTCACCGGCGCCGACAGCGGCATCGGTCGCGCCGTGGCGGTGCACTACGCCCGTGAAGGGGCCAATGTCGCGGTGCTCTACCTGGACGAGGTGGAGGATGCCGAGCAGACCCGCCTGGAAGTACAGGCGGCAGGGCGCGAGGCCCTGCTGTTCGCCGGGGACGTGGCCGACGGCGGGTTCTGTCGCGCGGTCCTTGAGGCGGTGATCGCCAAGTGGGGCAGGGTGGATGTGCTGGTCAACAACGCCGGCGAGCAGCACCCGCAGGAGCGCCTGGAGGACATCAGCGAGGAACAGTGGGAGAAGACCTTCCGCACCAATATCTTCGGCATGTTCCAGCTGACCAAGGCGACGCTGCCGCACCTGCGCCCGGGCGCCAGCATCATCAACACCACCTCGGTGACGGCCTACAAGGGCAACCCGACGCTGCTGGACTATTCCGCCACCAAGGGGGCGATCACCTCCTTCACCCGCTCCCTGGCGCTGAACCTGGCCAAGCGCGCCATCCGCGTGAATGCCGTGGCTCCGGGGCCGATCTGGACGCCGCTCATCCCCTCCACCTTCGATGCCGAGAGGGTCGGCCATTTCGGTGCCGAAACCCCGCTGGGCCATCCCGGCCAGCCGGCGGATGTGGCACCGGCCTACGTCTACCTGGCGAGCGCGGACTCGGCCTACGTCAGCGGCCAGGTGCTGCACGTGAATGGCGGCATCGTGGTGAACGGGTAG